The following are encoded in a window of Roseimaritima ulvae genomic DNA:
- a CDS encoding sulfatase family protein → MRMLLKLVAAIAVATVFSGASKSLIAGERPNILFAFADDWGRHASAYVASDGPGTENDVVQTPHFDALARSGVLFNNAFVNAPSCTPCRSSLLSGRHFWQTNTAAILQGAVWDDSLPAWPLLLKQHGYHIGFTWKVWSPGRPANAPYGQRANAYASAGSSFNGFSQTVTKMVNQGQDLDDAKDKMMDQVRGNFRAMLAKQQGRPFAYWFGPTNVHRKWIKGSGKALWGIDPDQLQGKLPPFLPDVPEVRQDFADYLGEVQGFDMALGVLVEELKQAGEFDNTIIVVSGDHGPAGFPHGKCNLYDFGTRVALSISGPGVVGNRVVDDFVSLPDLAPTFLQAGDVPVPEAMSADSLWPTLKSSKDGLVDATRTQVYIGRERHVARAREGYLPYPQRAIRTKDYLMIINFKPDRFPLGDHYQLQSENTPPLTVLENNTFATLPDEDAGPTKAWLVTHRDEPDVQPFFEHAYGRRPREELYDLNKDPHQMNNVATDPAYQQTLKELREKLMNELRSTNDPRLIDDGKFFETPPMAGPLK, encoded by the coding sequence ATGCGTATGTTGCTTAAACTGGTCGCCGCAATCGCGGTGGCGACGGTCTTTTCAGGGGCGTCGAAATCGCTGATCGCCGGCGAACGTCCCAATATTTTGTTTGCCTTTGCCGACGACTGGGGACGTCACGCCAGCGCTTATGTCGCCAGCGATGGCCCGGGGACCGAAAACGATGTCGTGCAGACGCCTCATTTCGATGCCCTGGCTCGTTCCGGCGTTCTGTTCAACAACGCCTTCGTCAACGCTCCTTCCTGCACGCCCTGCCGCAGTTCGTTGTTGTCGGGCCGCCACTTTTGGCAAACCAATACGGCAGCGATCCTGCAAGGCGCGGTGTGGGATGATTCCCTGCCGGCTTGGCCTCTGCTGCTAAAGCAACACGGCTACCACATCGGCTTTACCTGGAAAGTTTGGTCGCCGGGCCGGCCTGCCAACGCGCCCTATGGCCAGCGAGCCAACGCGTATGCCTCGGCCGGCAGCAGCTTTAATGGGTTCTCACAAACCGTTACCAAGATGGTCAACCAAGGCCAAGATCTGGACGATGCCAAAGACAAGATGATGGATCAAGTCCGCGGCAACTTCCGCGCTATGTTGGCCAAACAACAGGGCCGCCCCTTTGCATACTGGTTTGGTCCCACCAACGTGCATCGCAAGTGGATCAAAGGTTCCGGCAAAGCGTTGTGGGGGATCGATCCCGATCAGCTGCAGGGCAAACTGCCACCGTTCCTGCCCGACGTTCCGGAAGTCCGCCAAGACTTTGCGGACTACCTCGGTGAAGTTCAGGGATTTGACATGGCCCTGGGCGTGTTGGTCGAAGAACTAAAACAAGCCGGTGAATTCGACAACACCATCATTGTGGTTTCCGGCGACCACGGTCCGGCTGGGTTTCCGCACGGCAAATGCAACTTGTACGACTTCGGGACCCGCGTCGCATTGTCCATTTCCGGCCCAGGCGTGGTTGGCAATCGAGTGGTCGATGACTTTGTGTCGCTGCCTGACCTGGCGCCCACCTTCCTGCAAGCCGGAGACGTTCCGGTACCCGAAGCCATGTCCGCCGATTCGCTGTGGCCGACGCTTAAGTCGTCGAAGGATGGTTTGGTTGATGCCACGCGGACGCAAGTCTACATCGGTCGCGAACGACACGTGGCGCGCGCCCGTGAGGGCTACCTGCCTTATCCCCAGCGTGCGATTCGCACCAAAGACTATCTAATGATCATTAACTTCAAACCGGATCGGTTTCCCTTAGGCGATCACTACCAGTTGCAGTCCGAGAATACGCCTCCCCTTACCGTACTGGAAAACAACACCTTCGCCACACTGCCCGATGAAGACGCCGGGCCCACCAAAGCTTGGTTGGTAACACATCGCGACGAACCCGACGTGCAGCCGTTCTTTGAACATGCTTATGGTCGACGACCGCGTGAAGAACTGTACGACCTGAACAAAGATCCGCACCAGATGAACAACGTGGCGACGGATCCGGCCTACCAACAGACGCTGAAAGAGTTGCGTGAAAAATTGATGAATGAATTGCGCAGCACTAATGATCCGCGACTGATCGACGATGGCAAGTTCTTTGAAACGCCTCCCATGGCCGGGCCCCTCAAGTGA
- a CDS encoding cell surface protein — translation MTDQAQQSAPAPTSAESQQDTGTMRKYLDRAMVVLDKFGISSEEEASSELISLLEGVKHVDEPKVLAIAEVIKHMSTFNRLVRENVENIQVGNRYMEITQLFDSVREDSKMLIAQLDDGKISGTEKFQNWWMKIRRGTPADRFEKIKDVYVDVSKDTKAALASEDAIMEGYIDFRFALKEAEVLARELLDTHAPILEAAKKGLSDAQQALDEFSGDDQGGQSRLELARDEARHRFEQEDRTYQLLKDIAENLEIGYDVGETLITKLRQTHDVKDRVYRRAVTFFTTNEHVFTILGTVYTSQQGLHEVTQATEAMKEGVNKGLEDVAELGRELERAALRAGYGSTINPESVQKLVDAISGFQIESLEMIAELRKESDQSAKQIRSAVETGKKKYQQTLAKFARGEQLN, via the coding sequence ATGACCGACCAAGCCCAACAATCCGCGCCAGCCCCGACGTCCGCGGAATCCCAGCAAGACACCGGCACGATGCGGAAGTATCTCGACCGCGCCATGGTGGTGCTGGACAAATTCGGTATTTCCAGTGAAGAAGAGGCGTCTTCGGAATTGATCAGCCTGCTCGAAGGCGTCAAGCACGTTGACGAGCCCAAGGTGCTGGCGATCGCGGAAGTGATCAAACACATGAGCACCTTCAATCGCTTGGTGCGCGAGAACGTGGAGAATATCCAGGTCGGCAACCGCTACATGGAAATCACGCAGCTGTTCGACAGCGTGCGCGAAGATAGCAAGATGCTGATCGCGCAGTTGGACGATGGTAAAATTTCGGGTACCGAAAAGTTCCAAAACTGGTGGATGAAGATCCGTCGCGGTACTCCCGCCGATCGCTTTGAGAAAATTAAAGATGTGTACGTCGATGTGTCCAAGGACACCAAGGCGGCACTGGCCAGTGAAGATGCCATCATGGAGGGCTATATCGACTTCCGTTTCGCTCTCAAAGAAGCCGAAGTGTTGGCCCGCGAGCTGCTCGATACTCACGCCCCGATTCTCGAAGCGGCTAAGAAGGGATTGAGCGACGCACAGCAGGCACTCGACGAATTCAGCGGAGACGACCAGGGGGGGCAGTCACGCCTGGAACTTGCTCGCGACGAGGCTCGCCATCGTTTCGAGCAAGAAGATCGCACCTATCAGTTGCTGAAGGACATCGCCGAAAATCTGGAAATCGGTTATGACGTGGGCGAAACCCTGATTACCAAACTGCGTCAGACACACGATGTGAAAGACCGCGTGTATCGCCGTGCCGTGACCTTTTTCACCACCAACGAGCACGTGTTCACGATCCTTGGCACGGTTTATACCAGCCAGCAAGGTTTGCACGAAGTCACGCAGGCCACCGAAGCGATGAAAGAGGGCGTCAACAAAGGCCTGGAAGACGTCGCCGAATTGGGCCGTGAACTCGAACGTGCGGCGTTGCGAGCCGGATATGGTTCGACGATTAATCCAGAGTCGGTGCAGAAGTTGGTTGACGCCATCAGCGGATTCCAAATCGAATCCCTGGAGATGATCGCGGAACTGCGTAAGGAAAGCGATCAGAGCGCCAAGCAGATTCGCAGCGCGGTGGAAACGGGCAAAAAGAAGTACCAGCAGACGCTGGCCAAGTTCGCCCGCGGCGAGCAGCTGAATTAA
- a CDS encoding ABC transporter ATP-binding protein, with protein sequence MIVVDQLQKIYGDTLAVDRLSFSLQSGQICGLVGKNGAGKTTTMRALAGLIDATEGRLQVAGCDLHQDPLQVRRQLAYVPDDPPLFNDLSVGQHLDLIGGIYQVPDYWPRGQELLREFELEDKQAVAARALSRGMRQKLAVVCAYLYEPSVILLDEPLTGLDPPGIRTLLESIRQRAAAGATVIISSHLLAMIENVCTHLLVMQHGRKQFFGPTDQLRGETDSAASWEQAFFADQHVESFAGGSV encoded by the coding sequence ATGATCGTTGTCGACCAGTTGCAGAAGATTTACGGCGATACCCTGGCCGTGGATCGTCTGTCGTTCTCGTTGCAGAGCGGACAGATTTGTGGATTGGTGGGAAAAAACGGAGCCGGCAAGACAACCACCATGCGAGCTCTGGCCGGGCTGATCGACGCCACCGAGGGACGCTTGCAGGTCGCCGGCTGTGACCTCCACCAGGATCCGCTGCAAGTTCGCCGCCAATTGGCATACGTGCCGGATGATCCGCCGCTGTTCAATGATCTGTCGGTCGGCCAACATCTGGACCTGATCGGCGGAATCTATCAGGTCCCCGATTACTGGCCACGCGGTCAAGAACTGCTGCGTGAATTTGAGCTGGAAGACAAACAAGCTGTTGCAGCGCGAGCCTTGTCGCGGGGCATGCGTCAAAAGCTGGCCGTGGTCTGCGCCTACCTCTACGAGCCCTCGGTGATCCTGTTGGATGAACCGCTAACGGGTTTGGACCCGCCGGGCATTCGCACCCTGTTGGAATCGATTCGCCAACGCGCCGCCGCCGGTGCGACGGTGATCATCAGCAGTCACCTGTTGGCAATGATCGAAAATGTGTGCACCCATTTATTGGTAATGCAGCACGGTCGAAAACAGTTTTTTGGTCCCACCGATCAGCTCCGCGGCGAGACGGATTCCGCAGCCAGCTGGGAACAGGCTTTTTTCGCGGACCAACACGTCGAATCGTTCGCCGGCGGTAGCGTATGA
- a CDS encoding PH domain-containing protein, translating into MQVLTAHCPYCHHEVDTTIEHLDGPVVCPSCEKPFEMQMPTATVNSVREVKRAPDEKQLAGAPDERVLAKVHPVVFRARPLASLALAVALTAAVAGLLLPWVGYDIGGAALIGQATLLTIVCLAALVVVAGVVAYWWTDTRFTTLTVTDDRTIYQRGLISRETSEVQHDDVRNIQLDQSFLQRLLNVGGIGISSSGQDDLEVVAKRLPNPSRIIDLVRRNQE; encoded by the coding sequence ATGCAAGTCCTGACAGCTCACTGCCCGTATTGCCACCACGAAGTTGACACCACCATCGAACATCTGGACGGCCCTGTGGTTTGCCCATCTTGTGAGAAGCCGTTTGAGATGCAGATGCCTACCGCAACGGTAAATTCAGTTCGTGAAGTCAAGCGTGCGCCCGACGAGAAACAGCTTGCCGGCGCACCCGACGAACGGGTGTTGGCGAAGGTGCATCCGGTGGTGTTTCGCGCCCGGCCGCTGGCTAGCCTGGCCCTGGCGGTGGCGTTGACCGCCGCGGTCGCCGGCTTGCTGCTGCCTTGGGTGGGCTATGACATTGGCGGAGCCGCATTGATCGGCCAGGCCACTTTGCTAACGATCGTCTGCCTGGCCGCTTTGGTCGTTGTCGCAGGTGTCGTGGCGTACTGGTGGACCGACACCCGGTTTACGACTTTGACGGTAACCGATGACCGCACCATCTATCAACGCGGGCTGATCAGCCGAGAAACGTCGGAAGTCCAACACGACGACGTCCGCAACATCCAGCTCGACCAATCCTTCTTGCAACGGTTGTTAAACGTCGGCGGAATTGGCATTTCCAGCAGCGGGCAAGACGATTTGGAAGTCGTTGCCAAGCGGTTGCCGAACCCCAGCCGGATCATCGACCTGGTTCGCAGAAATCAGGAATAA
- a CDS encoding solute:sodium symporter family transporter: protein MLTILSFVFFTGLVGLLTWILTRHKETATADGYFLAGRSLGAGVIAGSLLLTNLSTEQLVGLNGAAFSDGLCVMAWEVVAGLSLVLMAIFFLPRYLQRGITTIPEFLAGRFDAITQLITNVIFILAYMMILLPIILYTGAMGLKEILSVSELTGIQSETGTLWFTVWMIGIIGSIYAIFGGLRTVAVSDTLNGFGLLVGGILIAYLGLRWVGDGSAVSGLELLRDSHPEKFRSLGTADSSVPWPTLFSGVLLLNLFYWTTNQQIIQRTFAASTLAEGQKGVLLAATFKILAPIILVLPGIIAFHQFGTGENPILDPQEDGDLAYGTLVKAVLPSYLTGFFAAALVGAILSSFNSALNATATLFSLGFYRALLRPDASDRETVRVGRIFGTVIAVAAMTVAPLLAGQDSIFGYLQKMNGLYFIPIFSVVLIGMLNKRVPAWAANTALIVGVSVIALGYFVPAFSGWVDAIHEFHFLGIVFVSLLAGMWIAGAVAGESPQADATAEPAPSADRPAVGEPTKPAGDDPYATPTAVDGSQERHAAATAEADFNSPVDMTPWPLAIPAGGLLATIVVAIYLWFAF from the coding sequence ATGCTTACCATTTTGTCCTTTGTGTTCTTTACCGGACTGGTGGGCCTGCTGACCTGGATTCTGACACGTCACAAAGAGACCGCGACGGCAGATGGTTATTTTTTGGCGGGCCGCAGCCTGGGGGCGGGCGTGATCGCCGGTTCGTTGCTGTTGACCAACCTGTCCACCGAACAGCTGGTGGGGCTTAACGGAGCCGCGTTTTCCGACGGGCTATGTGTGATGGCTTGGGAAGTGGTGGCCGGTCTGTCGCTGGTGTTGATGGCGATTTTCTTTTTGCCCCGTTATCTGCAGCGAGGCATCACCACGATTCCGGAATTTCTGGCAGGACGGTTTGACGCCATCACGCAACTGATAACCAATGTGATTTTCATTCTGGCGTACATGATGATTCTGCTACCGATCATTTTGTACACCGGAGCGATGGGGTTAAAAGAAATTCTGAGCGTTTCCGAATTGACCGGAATTCAATCGGAAACCGGCACCTTGTGGTTTACCGTTTGGATGATTGGAATCATCGGATCGATCTATGCTATTTTTGGCGGTCTGCGGACCGTGGCCGTGTCGGACACGCTGAACGGCTTTGGACTGTTGGTAGGTGGGATCCTGATTGCCTATCTAGGCTTGCGGTGGGTGGGGGACGGCAGTGCGGTATCCGGCCTGGAATTGCTGCGTGACTCCCACCCGGAAAAATTCCGATCGTTGGGGACCGCGGACAGCTCGGTGCCTTGGCCCACGTTGTTTTCCGGGGTGCTGTTGCTGAACCTGTTTTACTGGACCACGAACCAGCAGATCATTCAACGCACCTTTGCCGCCAGCACGCTGGCGGAAGGACAAAAAGGGGTGCTGTTGGCGGCCACTTTTAAAATTTTGGCACCGATCATTTTAGTATTGCCAGGGATTATTGCATTTCACCAATTTGGCACCGGTGAGAACCCGATCTTAGATCCCCAAGAAGACGGGGACCTGGCCTATGGCACATTGGTCAAAGCCGTGTTGCCTTCCTATCTGACGGGCTTTTTCGCGGCGGCCTTGGTGGGCGCGATCCTCAGCTCCTTCAACTCTGCCCTCAATGCTACGGCCACGCTGTTTAGTTTGGGCTTTTATCGAGCACTATTGCGGCCCGATGCCAGCGACCGCGAGACCGTTCGTGTGGGCCGGATCTTTGGCACCGTGATCGCGGTGGCGGCCATGACCGTGGCACCGCTGTTGGCTGGGCAAGATAGTATTTTCGGCTACCTACAAAAGATGAATGGGCTGTACTTCATCCCTATTTTCTCGGTCGTGCTGATCGGCATGCTGAACAAACGCGTGCCCGCCTGGGCGGCCAACACGGCCTTGATCGTGGGGGTCTCGGTGATCGCTTTGGGATACTTTGTGCCAGCGTTCAGCGGATGGGTGGACGCCATTCATGAATTCCACTTTCTGGGAATCGTGTTCGTCAGCTTGCTGGCGGGAATGTGGATCGCCGGCGCGGTGGCGGGCGAATCACCGCAAGCCGACGCGACCGCCGAGCCGGCTCCGTCGGCCGACCGCCCAGCCGTCGGCGAACCGACGAAGCCCGCCGGTGATGATCCCTACGCCACCCCGACAGCTGTGGACGGTTCGCAGGAGAGGCACGCGGCAGCCACCGCAGAGGCCGATTTTAACAGTCCTGTGGATATGACGCCCTGGCCGTTAGCGATTCCTGCCGGAGGTCTATTGGCAACCATTGTGGTCGCCATCTATTTGTGGTTCGCCTTCTAG
- a CDS encoding ISL3 family transposase encodes MSQLSWIFYHGSMNELHAHYRLLLGLDDQWQVQNVDLQMEANSVVIQLRHSGGKLCCPECQDECSRADTAPTRQWRHLDTMQFETIIEAAIPRSKCDRCGVKTIAVPWAGKHSRFTLMFEAFAIKVLQAASSVSAATKLLKVSWKTAHELMQRGVERGLQRRDTDPIETLGIDEKSFGKGQDYVSLMVDLEGSRVLEVVKDRSEASCDKLFDSLTDEQKSGIRAVAVDFWQAFRNSIVKQVPQAKIVHDHFHISQYLGEAVDLVRRRENKLLRSEGINDLTGTRQLWLYNEETLDDATQKQIEDIRQVAIKTARAWGIKEMFRDFWTYRSGAWAKKFFDRWYAWAIRSKLDPIKKVARMLKKHLAGLLAYFEYSITNAKSEAFNGRVQAIKSAARGFRNFENYRTRILFYCGALKMEPDFSH; translated from the coding sequence ATGTCCCAGCTGTCTTGGATTTTCTATCATGGCAGCATGAATGAACTACATGCCCACTATCGTTTGCTGCTGGGACTTGATGACCAGTGGCAGGTCCAGAACGTTGACCTTCAGATGGAAGCCAATAGTGTCGTCATCCAATTACGTCACTCTGGCGGCAAGCTCTGCTGCCCCGAGTGCCAGGACGAATGCTCTCGTGCGGATACCGCGCCAACGCGTCAGTGGAGGCACTTGGACACGATGCAGTTCGAGACCATTATCGAAGCGGCAATTCCTCGTTCAAAATGCGATCGGTGCGGTGTGAAAACGATTGCCGTACCCTGGGCAGGGAAGCACTCTCGATTCACGCTGATGTTTGAAGCTTTTGCGATCAAAGTCCTTCAGGCGGCTAGCAGCGTTTCGGCGGCGACCAAGTTACTGAAGGTCTCTTGGAAGACCGCTCACGAGCTCATGCAACGCGGGGTTGAGCGAGGACTACAGCGTCGTGATACCGATCCGATTGAAACCCTGGGCATTGATGAAAAGAGCTTTGGCAAAGGCCAGGACTACGTGTCGCTGATGGTTGACCTGGAAGGATCGCGAGTGCTGGAAGTCGTCAAAGACCGCAGCGAGGCATCTTGTGACAAACTCTTTGACAGTCTCACCGATGAGCAAAAATCGGGCATTCGGGCAGTCGCCGTGGACTTCTGGCAAGCTTTTCGAAACAGCATTGTCAAACAAGTTCCCCAGGCGAAGATCGTTCACGACCATTTCCACATCAGCCAATACCTCGGCGAAGCGGTCGATCTGGTTCGACGCCGAGAGAACAAACTGCTCCGAAGCGAAGGCATTAATGACCTGACGGGTACGCGTCAACTTTGGCTCTACAACGAGGAGACTCTTGATGATGCCACGCAAAAGCAAATCGAAGACATTCGGCAAGTCGCGATCAAGACGGCACGTGCGTGGGGAATCAAGGAAATGTTTCGTGACTTCTGGACATACCGCAGCGGCGCTTGGGCGAAGAAGTTCTTTGACCGTTGGTACGCATGGGCCATTCGTAGCAAACTCGATCCGATCAAGAAGGTTGCGAGAATGCTCAAGAAACACCTCGCCGGCTTGCTGGCCTACTTCGAGTACTCCATCACCAATGCCAAAAGTGAGGCCTTCAACGGTCGAGTGCAGGCCATCAAGTCGGCGGCCCGCGGCTTTCGCAACTTCGAGAACTACCGCACCCGCATCTTGTTTTATTGTGGGGCCCTAAAGATGGAGCCCGATTTCAGCCACTAA
- a CDS encoding nitrilase family protein, whose protein sequence is MTLNVASVQFHHRGGEKDWNLDQIARHCQTAAEHGAAVVAFPEMCISGYWHVRKLNESQLRELAEPVPEGPATRRLQQLAAAHGCIVAAGLIEVAGDGRLFNTYVVAQPDGRVDAHRKLHCFIHPAISSGDTYTVIDTQLGCKLGVLICYDNNIIENARITAMQGADILLAPHQTGGCDSKSPCAMGTIDPQLWRNRQQDPATILAECRGPKGREWLLRWLPARAHDNGMFVVFSNGVGVDDDEVRTGNAMIIDCYGRILAESETVDDEIVYAEIDLELLKNCTGRRWMRGRRPDLYAPLTVPTGRELDPRAARFRDNTG, encoded by the coding sequence GTGACTCTAAACGTTGCATCGGTGCAGTTTCACCACCGCGGTGGTGAAAAGGACTGGAACCTGGATCAAATCGCACGCCATTGTCAAACCGCGGCAGAACACGGCGCCGCGGTGGTGGCGTTTCCCGAAATGTGTATTTCGGGTTACTGGCACGTGCGCAAGTTGAACGAATCACAGCTCCGAGAGCTGGCCGAACCCGTGCCCGAGGGGCCTGCGACACGTCGCCTGCAGCAGCTGGCGGCCGCGCACGGATGCATCGTGGCGGCGGGGCTGATCGAAGTGGCCGGCGACGGCCGGTTGTTCAATACCTACGTGGTTGCCCAGCCCGACGGACGCGTCGACGCGCACCGCAAACTGCATTGCTTTATCCACCCGGCGATCAGCAGCGGTGATACGTATACCGTCATCGATACCCAGCTGGGTTGCAAACTGGGCGTGTTGATCTGTTACGACAACAACATCATCGAAAACGCCCGCATCACCGCCATGCAGGGCGCGGATATCTTGCTCGCACCGCACCAGACGGGCGGCTGCGACTCGAAAAGCCCCTGTGCGATGGGCACGATCGACCCTCAGTTGTGGCGAAACCGACAGCAGGATCCGGCCACCATCCTGGCCGAATGCCGGGGGCCCAAAGGTCGCGAATGGTTGCTCCGCTGGCTGCCGGCCAGGGCTCACGACAACGGCATGTTCGTCGTGTTCAGCAATGGCGTGGGCGTCGATGACGACGAGGTTCGCACCGGCAACGCCATGATCATCGACTGTTACGGCCGAATTCTGGCGGAATCCGAAACCGTGGACGACGAAATCGTGTACGCTGAAATAGATCTCGAGCTGCTAAAAAACTGCACGGGTCGACGCTGGATGCGAGGCCGCCGACCGGATTTGTACGCGCCGCTGACGGTTCCCACGGGACGAGAATTGGATCCCCGAGCGGCCCGGTTTCGAGACAACACGGGTTAA